Proteins found in one Amphiura filiformis chromosome 14, Afil_fr2py, whole genome shotgun sequence genomic segment:
- the LOC140170225 gene encoding putative ammonium transporter 2 produces MAHSMPMLSIDEDIPDGPLLPENLTNSDDIIVTETYYATTRWDDATWILTSAFIIFTMQSGFGLLESGSVSQKNEVNIMVKNAVDVLFGGLSYWMVGYGLSFGMDKGTNGFIGVGDFLLDETDGDDTLGHSFAHFFFHASFATTATTIVSGAMAERTRLEAYIVFSFVNTFIYVFPAHWMWASNGWLKQLGALDIAGSGSVHLVGGVTGLVATLIMKPRAGRFRDGINEIPAMGSPTNAIFGMFMLWWGWLGFNCGSTYGITNNKWILAARSAVTTITSSVGGGIAGITLSYLTKQRKVDVTYMINGVLGALVSICALCAIARPWEGLVIGIIGGLLACGGSCLTEKLRIDDPVGVVPVHGVCGMWGMLTVGLFGAVDELEEFELYNGLFAGGGFKLLGIQALAVVCIASWTAFWSFICFNLLNITIGLRVPLHEEILGADIVEHSLNGTFDRKTGEWKDFNGKLLMIVKKNQPLKYYDTVLELLANLYRGSSNTDDATVLRKSAFGFSRVPDIEGDKLMIETIMELEAKEERRRTSTYSSEENGRKSHRRLFGRKKKQYTVNDVKNSVSARENFGMTLHDDNDAETTGVYSIRDARNNRGVGSSPIDG; encoded by the exons ATGGCGCATTCAATGCCAATGTTATCCATTGACGAAGACATTCCCGATGGACCACTATTACCTGAAAATTTAACCAACAGTGATGATATTATTGTCACTGAGACATATTACGCAACAACCAGGTGGGATGACGCAACGTGGATATTAACAAGTGCCTTTATCATATTTACCATGCAATCGGGGTTTGGACTCCTAGAATCAGGTAGTGTGTCCCAGAAAAATGAGGTCAACATTATGGTCAAAAATGCCGTGGATGTTCTTTTTGGTGGTTTATCCTATTGGATGGTCGGATATGGACTCAGTTTTGGTATGGATAAAGGGACCAATGGATTTATAGGCGTAGGTGACTTCTTACTTGACGAAACCGATGGAGATGATACCTTAGGACACAGTTTCGCGCATTTTTTCTTCCATGCTTCATTTGCAACGACTGCGACAACGATAGTATCGGGAGCAATGGCGGAACGAACTAGACTGGAAGCCTATATTGTGTTTTCTTTTGTTAATACTTTTATATACGTATTCCCCGCGCATTGGATGTGGGCAAGCAATGGTTGGTTGAAGCAGCTAGGTGCTTTGGATATAGCAGGATCAGGATCAGTACATCTTGTAGGAGGGGTGACTGGATTGGTTGCTACGTTGATAATGAAACCAAGGGCGGGACGATTCAGGGATGGAATTAATGAAATACCAGCAATGGGATCACCCACCAATGCTATTTTTGGAATGTTTATGCTGTG GTGGGGTTGGCTTGGATTCAATTGTGGAAGTACGTACGGGATCACAAATAACAAGTGGATTCTAGCAGCAAG ATCTGCTGTTACTACAATTACGTCATCAGTTGGTGGAGGAATTGCTGGAATTACATTgag TTATTTAACAAAGCAAAGAAAGGTTGACGTGACATACATGATTAATGGCGTTCTTGGAGCACTAGTTTCTATATGTG CTCTATGTGCCATAGCCCGTCCATGGGAAGGCCTGGTGATTGGTATAATCGGTGGATTATTGGCATGTGGTGGGAGTTGCCTGACAGAGAAGTTACGCATAGACGATCCTGTAGGGGTCGTTCCTGTACACGGAGTTTGTGGCATGTGGGGTATGCTTACTGTTGGATTGTTCGGAGCTGTGGATGAGCTGGAAGAATTTGAACTATACAACG GTTTATTCGCCGGCGGAGGCTTCAAACTTCTTGGCATTCAAGCACTAGCAGTGGTATGCATAGCATCATGGACAGCTTTTTGGTCTTTTATTTGTTTCAACTTGCTAAACATCACAATCGGACTTCGTGTACCACTTCATGAAGAAATTCTCGGTGCTGATATTGTTGAACATTCGCTAAATGGGACATTTGATCGAAAAACTGGGGAATGGAAAGACTTCAATGGCAAACTATTGATGATAGTCAAAAAGAATCAACCACTAAAGTATTATGACACAGTTTTAGAACTACTTGCCAATTTGTATCGCGGAAGCAGCAATACAGATGACGCAACTGTTTTACGAAAATCGGCTTTTGGGTTTTCTCGGGTTCCAGATATAGAAGGGGATAAGTTAATGATAGAAACTATAATGGAACTTGAAGCTAAAGAAGAAAGGAGACGAACGAGTACATATTCTTCTGAAGAAAATGGACGAAAATCACATAGGAGATTGTTTGGGAGGAAGAAAAAACAATACACAGTTAATGATGTAAAGAACTCGGTATCTGCCCGAGAAAACTTTGGTATGACGCTTCATGATGACAATGATGCGGAAACGACAGGAGTTTACAGTATTAGAGATGCCAGAAATAATAGAGGCGTAGGTTCGAGTCCTATTGACGGCTAA
- the LOC140169465 gene encoding alkaline phosphatase, tissue-nonspecific isozyme-like, giving the protein MCFYETDGGRIDRAHHQGKAHQALFETLAFDNAVKLVMEMVDLRDTLVIVTSVHAQGMGFIGYSSRDNPVLGLNDVQLGEDGLPFTSLRYASGPGGILQEMSYAENGTRRNLTDVNTADPNFIQSSSVPTTSGNHGGQDVPVYAAGPMAHMFHRAHEQTYVAHVARLATCLGEYEGDCSRKPQGRKSRKRP; this is encoded by the exons ATGTGTTTTTATGAAACGGACG GCGGCCGAATTGACCGTGCTCATCACCAAGGGAAAGCTCACCAGGCTTTATTCGAGACTTTGGCGTTTGACAACGCCGTGAAGCTGGTAATGGAGATGGTTGACCTGAGAGATACTCTTGTCATTGTGACTTCTGTTCACGCTCAAGGAATGGGCTTCATTGGATACAGTTCGCGGGACAACCCAGTACTTG GCCTTAATGATGTCCAGCTCGGAGAAGATGGACTGCCTTTCACAAGCCTGCGGTATGCCTCAGGACCTGGTGGAATACTGCAGGAGATGAGTTATGCAGAGAATGGCACCAGAAGGAATCTAACCGATGTAAACACAG CTGATCCAAACTTCATCCAATCCTCGAGTGTACCAACGACAAGCGGCAACCACGGTGGTCAAGATGTACCAGTCTACGCTGCCGGTCCCATGGCTCACATGTTCCACCGTGCTCATGAGCAGACCTACGTAGCTCATGTGGCTCGTTTGGCTACATGTCTTGGAGAGTACGAAGGAGACTGCTCTCGCAAACCACAAGGAAGGAAGAGCCGAAAACGACCATAA